Genomic DNA from Theropithecus gelada isolate Dixy chromosome 1, Tgel_1.0, whole genome shotgun sequence:
tgtttgttttttggtttttttgtttgtttgtttgtttaaattaacAAGTACTGTAATGGATAAAACAGATGTTGCTCCCTTAACCCTGAGCCTGTACTTGGTTCCATTCTCAACACCTCCCTGCTCATCCCCGTAGCCAGTTGGGCTGCTACAGTGACTTATTTCGTGCATGTTGGATGGGCCTGAACATTACACTGGATCGAAGGCCAGCGTGTCAGTTGCCTTCCACTCTAGCCAAGGACCCCCCTCTACCCCCAGAGAGAAGTATACTGAgccccttttctttctccccaggTACTACCATGGCATGGAATATGAGACGGACCTCACCCCGCTTGAAAGCCCCACACACCTCATGAAATTCCTGACAGAGAACGTGTCTGGAACCCCGGAGTACCCAGATTTGCTCAAGAAGAATAACCTGATGAGCTTGGAAGGGGCCTTGCCCACCCCTGGCAAGGCAACTCCCCTCCCTGCAGGCCCCAGCAAGCTGGAGACCGGCTCTGTGGACAGCTACCTGTTGCCCACCAGTGATATATATGATAATGGCTCCCTCAACTCCTTGTTTGAGAGCATTCATGGGGTACCGCCCACACAGCGCTGGCAGCCAGACAGCACCTTCAAAGATGACCCACAGGAGGTGAGGGCCCATCCCCATTTCCCTATAGCatagatatgtgtgtgcatgtacagaAGGAGAGAAGATAGTGAACAGATCAGAGCTTTGGAATCCATGGGGGAAAGCATCCTAGAGCTGAGACAGGATTGCCATGTACTATTGTCCAAGTTGTACACTGTACAACCTGCATAGCTGTAATGCACAGCCCTGGGCTGAGGCTTGCCGGAGTGAATGTGATCATTTATTCTCTTGGGGCTGTGTTTCTCTGCAGTCGATGCTCTTCCCGGATATCCTGAAAACCTCCCCGGAACCCCCATGTCCAGAGGACTACCCCAGCCTCAAAAGGTAACTTGGTCTCCCTGGACCCTCAGACACCTGGGCAGTGGGCAGGAGGCTGCAGACAGAGCCCCACACTGTCCCCAGGGCATAGCAGGCACAATCAATTAATGAGAAGTGGGAGATGAAGGCAGATagatagagggagagagaacaaTTCCCACTTCCTGTCCCTGGGCTGTGACAGGGAGCTCAGAACTTGTACCTTatcagaaaactgaggttctTTTATCCTTAGTTGCCCCTGGTTTTGTCACCTCTCAAGGTTCTCTCTAATTTTCACTGGGCCCTCATTATTCAGCAGTATTGTGGCTCAACAAAGCCATTAAATAGAACCCCAACATTGAAGAAACTGGGGCCCAAGGAAGTAAAGTTATTTTCCAAGGTCGGACAGCAAGTCTATAACACAGCCTCAGGCTTCCTGCCCCACTGTTCTCTAGGGTACTTCCTGCCTGGGAGCCCAGCCTCActgtcctctccctcctccctgcagtGACTTTGAATACACCCTGGGCTCCCCCAAAGCCATCCACATCAAGTCAGGCGAGTCACCCATGGCCTACCTCAACAAAGGCCAGTTCTACCCCGTCACCCTGCGGACCCCAGCAGGTGGCAAAGGCCTTGCCTTGTCCTCCAACAAAGTCAAGGTGCGTTGGCGTGGAGCAGCTTCGGAAGGGCTGGAATGGGGCAAGATATACCTCCTCCTTGGGCTAGCCACGGACCCTGGGGAAAGGCTGTTTGATAATAGCCCATGGCCGCAgggctggggaaactgaggcaaaagggCAGGCCACTGGACCCAGGCTCTAGGAAGAGGCCGGGAGTGACTGTGACCAACTGTGCTTGTAGAGTGTGGTGATGGTTGTCTTCGACAATGAGAAGGTCCCAGTGGAGCAGCTGCGCTTCTGGAAGCACTGGCATTCCCGGCAACCCACTGCCAAGCAGCGGGTCATCGACGTGGGTGAGAGCCTTCTCAAGCCTCCATTCCAGCTcttctctctccccccaccccgcaCCAGTCAGGCCTTTTTCTTGCTCACCCCTGTTTCCCTACCCAGCTCTGACCTCTGTCTCCAGGTCAAACACTGTGGGGTTTGCCAGGATTTGCATCTGTTGACGAGAAGTCGTGGCCTCTCTTCTGTATTGCTTTGGGATAAACAGGGCCCTGGGGACCCTAGCAGTGTGAAATAAATAGGCCCCTGAGATGCTGGCCTGTTTGTCCCCATCAGGAGGCTGATGAAGACACAAAGGGACAAGATAAGGTGCAGGCAGCAGGTGGTTCAGAAGGCCTGAGGCACAGCACAGGATGTTCAGCTTTTGGGAGCTGGGCAGAGGAAAGGCTCTCTGTGGGTGCCACCTGGTCCCCATCCCTAGCCCTGAAACAAGTGGGAGGCACAGCCCACCCTCAAGTCTTCAGCTTCTGGCTCCCTTACtcccttcctggctgtgtgacctgtgtcacctcaccttcctgagcctcagtttgttcACCTCTCAAACGGGCTGAGGCCAGCTGCCTTGCCTGCTTACAGTGCTGATTTCTGCTTTGGAGCTGTGTGCACTGGGGAACACGATACACACAGGGGACTGTTTAACGATTTGTCCGAGAGGCTGGACAGCACAGTAGTAAGGAGCATGGGTTCAGGAGCCAGACAGATCGGAGCTCCAGCCTCTACTCTGCCTTTTATTAGCTGAGTGACCTTAGCCAAGTAAccaaacctctctgagcttcgTTTTCCTCATATAAACTGAATATTCAAAGCATAGTTGTGAGGATGAACTAAGGGCTTAGCGTGTTGTAAGTGCTGAAGGAATGGTACTTGCTAATCCTACTACTTTTGCTATTGCTCTTACTACCCCTATTACTGTTGTTACCATACCGCTGCTGCCGCTTCATCTGGGAGAACTCTCAAATCACAGCCATGGTGAAAAGTACAACCTCCACCCCCAATATGATGAGTCTATTTGGCAAAGCCTGGGGCTTGGGGCAGATCTGCTTCTCAGGCTGgatctgttttcccatctgtaatccAGGGCACAGGAATCCCTTTTCCTCCCTGGATTGAAGTGTGGTTCTTGGGGGAGAGGATGTATGCCCCTGCCAAGAGTCAGGCCCAGTCAAGTGGCCCCAGATCCCTTCCTTCCTGATTCTGCTTCTGGTCTCCTGTGATTTCAGCTGACTGCAAAGAAAACTTCAACACTGTGGAGCACATCGAGGAGGTGGCCTACAATGCGCTGTCCTTTGTGTGGAACGTGAATGAAGAGGCCAAGGTCAGTGCTGAGGGCAGTGGCTGGGATGGGACTGGGCTGCCCGGAAGTCCCTATTCTGGGGGAGAGGCTTTCTTGCACCTAGGAGAGTGGCATTTGCTCTGACGAGTGTACCCATGGAGGAGGCAGGACGTAGTGTGGTGTGGAAGCTCAGGCTTTGGAGCCAGGCAGGCTGGGTCTGCATCCCACCTTTCCACCTGTTGGTCCAAAGTGTGACTTTGGGCCAGTGCCTTAGTCCCTCTGAGCCCCGGTTGTTTTGCCTATAAAATAGGAGTGGCATCATAGCACCAACTGGTAGGTTGTAGTGAGGAGCAGGTGAGATAAGTAACAGGTAGAGCATACACCTGGCCCAAAAGTGGCAGCTGTTGATATTACTCCAGTCCACCCATTTgctagatgggaaaactgagccTTCTGCATGGTCACACAGCAAGCCACTGGGGGCACCCAGGTTTCCTGACTTCTTGGCCAGTGCAGAATGTCACATGCAGGAGAAATGCGAAGGAGTCCGGTGAATGAGGGCTTGAATCCCAGTTATCTCACTTCTCTGAGCTCATAAAAATGAGAACAGTAACCTGCCTGCTAGGATTGGAGTGCAGACCCCACAAGATCATGCATGTCTACAAACCGGAGAGGCCTGAGAGATGGAGCCTCTGGTGATGTTTTCATGCCACTAGTTAAGCTGTTAAGATCCTTCCAGCTTTAGTGCTTGAGCCCAGCCGCGGGCTTGCCGTGTGCTCATGGGCCTCGCTGTGTCTTAGTTTGCTGTTTAGAGAGCCGGCCTGGTGGAGAGGCACTAGTGTGGGAGTCGGGAGCTGAGTACCTTTGGCCTGTCCCTTCTCTCCCTGGACCAGGCTTACCTCACTCACCAGGGTCAGGTCCAGCTCATCTCAGGGGCATTTCTggcctggagaggctggggaGCTAACTCCTGCCTCTCTGCCTGCCTCCAGGGATGGCCAAGCTGCCTGGAGAAGATGGAGGTGCAGGAGCTCAGAAAACACAAAGGGAGCACAAAGGCagggattattattattcagaCAGGCACCGACTGGAGGAGAAGCTGGGGCCTCGGGTTCAGGGAGGTGGGGAGTTTCATGGGAAGGGAGAAATGGGTTTCGGTGGGGATTTTCTCACAGCCTCTTAAGCCCCCAGGCTTGGGTCTTTCTCAGGTGCGAGCTGGGCGGGGGCTGCATGAGGGCAGAGCTGGCTGAGGGGGAGGTATGTCTGGCATGTGCCTGGGGGCCTGGGCCGCACAGCCAGGGAAAGAAGGGGGTCTGCTCAGACACACCCCCTACATCCTGTTTGGGTCAGGGTCATTTCCAAAGGAAATGTTCCAAAGACCAGGGAACAGCCTGCGGTGCAGGGGCCGGGGTTCCCATGGAGCCCCGGAGAAGGACAATCACCAGGTGATCTTGCCAGGGTTTGCCCAGCTGAGACCGACCCCAGGCGACCATCAATTGGGCATAGGCTTTGGGATGAGACTTCCAGCTGTCCCTCTCATGGCAATAGTCACAACATATCAAGCATACATCCCCCGACAGCCTCACAAGATAGGTTTCATTATCCTCATTctgcagacaaggaaactgaggctcagtgaggtgaAAGGATTTGTCTGAAGCCACACATAGCTAGTGAGCGGCAGAGCCCAGCTTCCTGCGGCAGGTGTGGGCGGCCCCACCGCCCGGCTCACTTTGTGATGCCTCACGCCTGACTCCCTGGGGGAACAGCAGCAATTATGGCCCTGCGCAGAGCTTCTAGTTCCCCGACTGTAAGATGGGGTGACTAGGACGCTCCCTTGCTGTGTGTGGGGTGGGATCAAATCAGTGGGCAGAACCTCTCACTAGAGGGTCCTGCTGTGGCTGGAGTGGGTGGCTGGGGTGGAGAGGGGCTGTGTCTCTGGACCAGCAGGAAAGTGGTGTCCCTGTGCTGGGGACAGGGGACACAGCCCTTTTCCACCTCCTTGTCCTGAGTTGCAGAAAAATGAGGCTCTGGATCTTAAGCTCCTACAGGACTCTTGACATCCCCCCCAGTCTCCACCCCTTGGGCTGCCCTTGGCAGTCTAGCAGAAACGTACCAACAGAGGTGAAGGGCCTGGGCTGTGAGTCTGGGCTCAAACCCCTGCTGCACCACACACTGCCCGTGTCACCTCGGGAAAGTTGCCCCCCGCCGAGCATCAGCTCCCCATCCGTGAAAGAGGAGTGCTGATGTTTGCCTTCTAGGGGCCCAGTGAGACGTAAGGGTGAGCAGCAGGCACACAGAACGCTAGAAAAACAGGATCACTGTGGGACGGTGGGGCTGGCCACCTGGGCAGGCCACTTACCCAGCGGCCTCCTCTGTCTCCAGGTGTTTATTGGCGTAAACTGTCTGAGCACAGACTTTTCCTCACAAAAGGGGGTGAAGGGTGTCCCCCTGAACCTGCAGATTGATACCTATGACTGTGGCTCAGGCACTGAGCGCCTGGTACA
This window encodes:
- the GRHL3 gene encoding grainyhead-like protein 3 homolog isoform X3, yielding MSNELDFRSVRLLKNDPVNLQKFPYTSEDEAWKTYLENPLTAATKAMMRVNGDDDSVAALSFLYDYYMGPKEKRILSSSTGGRNDQGKRYYHGMEYETDLTPLESPTHLMKFLTENVSGTPEYPDLLKKNNLMSLEGALPTPGKATPLPAGPSKLETGSVDSYLLPTSDIYDNGSLNSLFESIHGVPPTQRWQPDSTFKDDPQESMLFPDILKTSPEPPCPEDYPSLKSDFEYTLGSPKAIHIKSGESPMAYLNKGQFYPVTLRTPAGGKGLALSSNKVKSVVMVVFDNEKVPVEQLRFWKHWHSRQPTAKQRVIDVADCKENFNTVEHIEEVAYNALSFVWNVNEEAKVFIGVNCLSTDFSSQKGVKGVPLNLQIDTYDCGSGTERLVHRAVCQIKIFCDKGAERKMRDDERKQFRRKVKCPDSSNSGVKGCLLSGFRGNETTYLRPETDLETPPVLFIPNVHFSSLQRSGGAAPSAGPSSSNRLPLKRTCSPFAEEFEPLPSKQAKEDDLQRVLLYVRRETEEVFDALMLKTPDLKGLRNAISEKYGFPEENIYKVYKKCKRGILVNMDNNIIQHYSNHVAFLLDMGELDGKIQIILKEL
- the GRHL3 gene encoding grainyhead-like protein 3 homolog isoform X4, with the translated sequence MMRVNGDDDSVAALSFLYDYYMGPKEKRILSSSTGGRNDQGKRYYHGMEYETDLTPLESPTHLMKFLTENVSGTPEYPDLLKKNNLMSLEGALPTPGKATPLPAGPSKLETGSVDSYLLPTSDIYDNGSLNSLFESIHGVPPTQRWQPDSTFKDDPQESMLFPDILKTSPEPPCPEDYPSLKSDFEYTLGSPKAIHIKSGESPMAYLNKGQFYPVTLRTPAGGKGLALSSNKVKSVVMVVFDNEKVPVEQLRFWKHWHSRQPTAKQRVIDVADCKENFNTVEHIEEVAYNALSFVWNVNEEAKVFIGVNCLSTDFSSQKGVKGVPLNLQIDTYDCGSGTERLVHRAVCQIKIFCDKGAERKMRDDERKQFRRKVKCPDSSNSGVKGCLLSGFRGNETTYLRPETDLETPPVLFIPNVHFSSLQRSGGAAPSAGPSSSNRLPLKRTCSPFAEEFEPLPSKQAKEDDLQRVLLYVRRETEEVFDALMLKTPDLKGLRNAISEKYGFPEENIYKVYKKCKRGILVNMDNNIIQHYSNHVAFLLDMGELDGKIQIILKEL